In Pseudomonadota bacterium, one genomic interval encodes:
- a CDS encoding serine/threonine protein kinase encodes MRLNPGQSISSSRYRYSVVRQIGEGGMSAIYLCDCSAPAGSPDAGRWVLKEMTVSYRDRKDQENAVSLFLREAQILQQLRHKNLPRVLEQFVLDVNGTLVTGAGDGPRDRANMRYYTVMEFVEGEDLGKLLLRNPQGFPEQKAVAWAIEIATVLYYLHSQKPPIIFRDLKPSNIMISRGQVRLIDFGIARRFDAFKKKDTVRIGSPGYAPPEQYSGQTDRRSDIYALGVTLHQLLTGRDPSETQTPFKLPMVRSLAPAVSPATEAIVMRATELDPQARFKNALDMKRALQAILGVQSQPLQTLPLGAPGARPAGGGVSSPAAPARPAGGAQSVPPRIGPPALGGSSTVPNASNPYAPQASPTRQSASTPASQAGSAQGRQTASPGAQVVAPAASSAPPPRGVASPAPADASTAATSAGTVAPASAAGGGATPSPVASGLATVTMPAPTAGKPLGRGRAFMLALLATLVGAISVFSLSPGLLDALIRRLEASFSRPYTGSSSSPTALASAAPAAAPTPSLAQQALKSLDEGNLEAAFEQSEKGRKSDRSDALALVAQSNALVRVQSADGLPTLVVQAIYVDDAYGREWLRGVAQAQRDANARGGLFQSDTDDPKVVHQYRIALLADPVIVETGRPERLVESAQQQKAIASLIDLPDRSLAPFANAFAQARMTAVTGAPGAVDRPDASGPSLRETEGAFVAAIAALKPKRLAIVLASSTPAPLAAASPSPASSVEATPSPTSQPAPAPSAEARGEREPTGADPLFEQAVRRVVPQTQVFALKPDGSGAEALASFHPGVVVFRGSARALDRFVSRGSAALSGVTVVSGPQWLGPRSDTPQTVELARAGRLLVVTPYRPDSDDLDAWRFSAAYRRTFAVTEGPGFAAAQGYEMLDGLLRRLEHAHGALTLDSARQAVSEAKSPPHTFGGARVGQIAGPDAVWYLLSFKSGAVSVVREVKP; translated from the coding sequence ATGAGACTGAACCCGGGCCAATCGATCAGCAGCAGCCGCTATCGCTACTCGGTCGTCCGTCAGATCGGCGAGGGTGGCATGAGTGCCATCTACCTGTGCGATTGCAGCGCGCCGGCGGGCAGCCCGGACGCGGGGCGCTGGGTGCTCAAGGAGATGACGGTGTCCTACCGGGATCGCAAGGATCAGGAGAACGCGGTGTCGCTCTTCCTGCGCGAGGCCCAGATACTGCAGCAGCTGCGCCACAAGAACCTGCCGCGCGTGCTCGAGCAGTTCGTGCTCGACGTGAACGGCACGCTCGTCACCGGGGCCGGCGATGGGCCCCGGGACCGCGCGAACATGCGCTACTACACCGTCATGGAGTTCGTCGAGGGCGAAGACCTGGGCAAGCTGCTGCTGCGCAATCCGCAGGGCTTCCCAGAGCAGAAGGCCGTGGCCTGGGCCATCGAGATCGCCACGGTTCTCTACTACCTGCACAGCCAGAAGCCGCCCATCATCTTCCGCGATCTGAAGCCCTCGAACATCATGATCTCCCGCGGTCAGGTGAGGCTCATCGACTTCGGCATCGCCCGGCGCTTCGACGCATTCAAGAAGAAGGACACGGTGCGCATCGGCTCGCCCGGCTATGCTCCTCCGGAGCAGTACAGCGGCCAGACCGATCGCCGCTCGGACATCTACGCGCTGGGGGTCACCCTGCATCAGCTGCTCACGGGGCGCGACCCGTCTGAGACCCAGACGCCCTTCAAGCTTCCCATGGTGCGCTCTCTGGCGCCCGCCGTGTCGCCGGCGACCGAAGCCATCGTGATGCGTGCCACCGAGCTCGATCCTCAGGCGCGCTTCAAGAACGCGCTCGACATGAAGCGCGCGCTGCAGGCCATCCTGGGGGTGCAGAGCCAGCCGCTCCAGACCCTGCCGCTCGGCGCGCCGGGGGCTCGTCCCGCGGGAGGTGGCGTGTCTTCTCCCGCGGCACCGGCACGCCCCGCAGGTGGCGCGCAGTCTGTTCCCCCCCGCATCGGCCCACCCGCGCTCGGAGGGAGCTCGACAGTACCGAACGCGTCGAACCCGTACGCGCCGCAGGCGTCTCCAACGCGCCAATCGGCATCGACGCCCGCGTCGCAGGCCGGTTCCGCGCAGGGGCGACAGACGGCCTCTCCGGGCGCGCAGGTCGTCGCACCCGCGGCATCGAGCGCGCCGCCTCCGCGCGGTGTGGCGTCGCCAGCACCGGCTGACGCGTCCACGGCCGCGACCTCCGCGGGAACGGTCGCGCCTGCGTCTGCGGCAGGGGGGGGCGCCACACCCTCCCCCGTGGCTTCGGGACTGGCCACGGTCACCATGCCCGCACCGACGGCTGGGAAGCCTCTCGGAAGGGGGCGTGCGTTCATGCTGGCGCTGCTGGCCACGCTGGTGGGTGCGATCTCGGTTTTCAGCCTCTCTCCCGGACTTCTCGACGCCCTGATCCGGCGACTGGAGGCGTCGTTCTCTCGCCCCTACACCGGTTCCTCATCGTCGCCGACGGCGCTCGCGTCAGCAGCTCCGGCGGCTGCTCCCACCCCATCTCTGGCGCAGCAGGCGCTCAAGAGCCTCGACGAGGGAAACCTCGAAGCCGCATTCGAGCAGAGCGAGAAGGGCCGCAAGAGCGACAGGAGCGATGCCCTGGCCCTGGTGGCCCAGAGCAATGCCCTGGTGCGCGTCCAGTCTGCAGACGGGCTGCCCACCCTGGTGGTGCAAGCGATCTACGTCGATGACGCCTACGGTCGCGAGTGGCTGCGCGGGGTGGCGCAGGCGCAGCGCGACGCCAATGCGCGCGGAGGCCTGTTCCAGTCAGACACAGACGACCCGAAGGTTGTGCATCAGTATCGCATCGCGCTGCTGGCCGATCCTGTGATCGTGGAGACGGGGCGTCCAGAGCGGCTGGTTGAATCGGCGCAGCAGCAGAAGGCCATCGCATCGCTCATCGATCTCCCGGATCGATCGCTTGCGCCGTTCGCCAACGCCTTCGCCCAGGCGCGCATGACCGCGGTCACAGGGGCGCCGGGAGCGGTCGACCGGCCAGACGCCAGCGGACCATCGCTGCGCGAGACCGAGGGGGCTTTTGTGGCTGCGATTGCCGCCCTCAAGCCGAAGCGCCTGGCCATCGTGCTGGCCAGCAGCACGCCTGCCCCCCTGGCTGCGGCGTCTCCGTCACCCGCATCGTCTGTCGAGGCGACGCCTTCCCCGACCTCGCAACCCGCTCCCGCGCCTTCGGCCGAGGCAAGGGGAGAGAGGGAGCCGACGGGGGCAGATCCGCTGTTCGAGCAGGCCGTGAGACGCGTGGTGCCTCAGACCCAGGTGTTCGCGCTGAAGCCGGATGGCAGCGGCGCCGAGGCGCTGGCGTCCTTCCACCCCGGTGTGGTCGTCTTCAGGGGGAGCGCGCGAGCGCTCGACCGCTTCGTCTCGCGCGGAAGCGCGGCGCTGAGCGGCGTGACGGTCGTCAGCGGGCCGCAGTGGCTCGGCCCGCGCTCCGACACGCCCCAGACCGTCGAGCTGGCTCGCGCGGGACGGCTGCTGGTGGTCACGCCCTACCGACCGGACAGCGACGACCTCGACGCCTGGCGGTTCTCTGCGGCCTATCGACGAACGTTCGCTGTGACAGAAGGGCCTGGGTTCGCGGCGGCCCAGGGCTATGAGATGCTCGACGGGCTGCTCCGTCGCCTCGAGCACGCGCACGGGGCGCTCACCCTCGACAGCGCGCGTCAGGCGGTCTCGGAGGCGAAGAGCCCGCCGCATACCTTTGGGGGCGCTCGGGTCGGTCAGATCGCAGGTCCAGACGCGGTCTGGTATCTGCTGTCATTCAAGAGCGGCGCGGTGAGCGTCGTGCGGGAGGTGAAACCGTGA
- a CDS encoding FHA domain-containing protein → MIARRILVHSAALIAGGSIGVVVGGVMHTQLQLDSIVFVAVVAAFIFLSQVVANFLVERSASAAPRAPVFREPVIRGTETWGWLKPASGIGAGFPLNKECIRMGRGVEMDITLNNASISRRHAQLRRLAEGGLLEDLGSRNGIFVNGVRVKEQTLSDGDHVTVGEMKFVFVRMGAASRAAFAGVDEAPREEAPRDLRATAEIRDVSRPPRKGEEPRAEEKAATEHDVRPFDETCEYDHDEEEENDD, encoded by the coding sequence GTGATCGCCAGGCGCATACTCGTACATTCTGCCGCCCTCATCGCCGGGGGCTCCATCGGCGTGGTGGTTGGAGGGGTGATGCATACCCAGCTGCAGCTCGACTCCATCGTCTTCGTCGCCGTCGTCGCCGCCTTCATCTTCTTATCGCAGGTCGTCGCCAACTTCCTCGTCGAGCGCAGCGCGTCGGCCGCGCCGCGCGCACCGGTCTTTCGCGAGCCCGTGATCCGGGGCACGGAGACCTGGGGCTGGCTCAAGCCGGCCAGTGGTATCGGGGCCGGCTTCCCGTTGAACAAGGAGTGCATTCGCATGGGGCGGGGCGTCGAGATGGACATCACGCTCAACAACGCATCCATCTCGCGCCGCCATGCCCAGCTGCGTCGCCTTGCCGAGGGCGGGCTTCTCGAAGACCTGGGGAGCCGCAACGGCATCTTCGTGAACGGGGTTCGCGTGAAGGAGCAGACCCTCAGCGACGGCGACCACGTCACTGTCGGTGAGATGAAGTTCGTGTTCGTGCGCATGGGCGCCGCGAGCCGCGCCGCGTTCGCAGGCGTCGATGAGGCTCCTCGCGAAGAAGCGCCGCGCGATCTCCGCGCCACCGCCGAGATCCGGGATGTCTCACGGCCGCCACGAAAGGGCGAGGAGCCTCGCGCGGAGGAGAAGGCCGCGACCGAGCACGATGTCCGGCCGTTCGACGAGACCTGCGAGTACGATCACGATGAGGAAGAGGAGAACGACGACTAG